From Mytilus edulis chromosome 9, xbMytEdul2.2, whole genome shotgun sequence, the proteins below share one genomic window:
- the LOC139487673 gene encoding macrophage receptor MARCO-like: protein MQVLVVFCIGLAVAFAAPDTSCSSQIRGLEDEMSELRKIFQTMSDEMEQMKVVVDDEEPSVRSKRSGAYAYAAAPVAYYRGPPGPAGRAGAPGPKGDQGSSGAEGPQGYPGYKGETGDQGITGAPGPQGLTGAPGPQGEVGDTGAPGVPGAPGPQGPSGPKGEQGFPGHQGLPGEQGETGEKGDTGYPGMTGAPGMMGAKGDMGVSGAPGVQGEPGPPGVQGENGPQGPMGPQGESGEQGASGPQGYPGHKGDRGVTGAPGVRGAAGAVYQAPAPVYGKYVAAPVYTRNRKG, encoded by the exons ATGCAGGTCCTCGTTGTCTTCTGTATAGGTTTAGCTGTCGCTTTTGCGGCTCCAGACACATCATGTTCCAGCCAGATTAGGGGATTGGAAGACGAGATGTCGGAGTTGAGAAAGATTTTCCAGACAATGAGCGATGAGATGGAGCAGATGAAGGTTGTTGTTGATGACGAGG AGCCATCAGTGAGGTCAAAGAGATCCGGTGCTTATGCCTATGCTGCTGCACCAGTCGCTTACTACAGAGGACCCCCAGGCCCAGCTGGTAGAGCAG gaGCACCAGGTCCAAAGGGAGACCAAGGATCATCAGGAGCAGAAGGACCTCAGGGATATCCAGGATACAAGGGTGAAACTGGTGACCAAGGAATAACTGGTGCTCCAGGACCACAAGGTCTTACTGGCGCCCCAGGACCACAAGGAGAGGTAGGAGATACCGGTGCACCAGGAGTACCAGGTGCTCCCGGTCCACAAGGCCCATCAGGACCAAAGGGTGAACAAGGATTCCCAGGACATCAAGGACTCCCAGGTGAACAAGGAGAAACTGGAGAGAAAGGAGACACTGGTTACCCAGGAATGACTGGTGCTCCAGGAATGATGGGGGCCAAGGGAGACATGGGCGTATCCGGTGCCCCAGGAGTTCAAGGTGAACCAGGACCACCAGGTGTCCAGGGAGAAAATGGACCACAAGGACCAATGGGACCACAGGGTGAATCTGGAGAACAAGGAGCTTCAGGACCACAAGGCTACCCAGGACACAAAGGAGACCGAGGAGTAACTGGTGCCCCAGGAGTCCGAGGAGCAGCTGGTGCCGTTTACCAAGCACCTGCCCCAGTTTATGGAAAATATGTAGCAGCCCCAGTTTACACAAGAAATAGGAAGggataa